Proteins encoded in a region of the Bartonella taylorii genome:
- a CDS encoding DUF6990 domain-containing protein, producing the protein MKTKDATEILKRLGWKTYRHEVGDTLAYYHLSDRIIRILYDVVDYGEDGGRLRLSVALTTAAYCLAEEYDNGEQSRYEYGDMLIYAEENFGIVAQNLSGSHIEEALNRVIVWAKAQDIEQKLREEAANHSAVAQALLGDIDALRSDKPAPQLHVPEFADYKAMTRYERLILFAQAYKNGELDDILTRKKPKQRSISFTAASRILKTQGWFSTEPGKMWLSLPDRFIQFDFGFLHLHNNYNVRLEAEISNEEISVACKYIYYRREYIWIRPTDIYQSFNTIGGGIFSGFDKGIDICVGTLNDHELIKISERVIQWARAQDLQASIESKTLVQKYSYTLRIIWHLACLALTGKIDILKSYQSFLEAGTISEHLDDDEVEKYVNHAVEFAEKHLKILHEREEAEAHLGPQALITFNKVTEQLKVMGWTVYRDKNYNRNAYFVSKDRIINIMYNLQSDEEEPIVAFKASLSTLSFSTAHREIFYNMPQYIALKESEEVYTVSSTELDGGKVKEICTDILEWADRQNVNQIIYNYVAFPPDSELDLVARHLIALVLIGDVEKLKSYKENFRKGNPLGFVEEISKYRIDNLLTLARGYRAGFPKNAPILSLDPQTTSIDSKTVAVEAIEEVDEADDNDDRLTMESATALLKSLGWSTKKIDGDDYIASYQLADREVDILYNDEIAKDCPQFDSAFLISTGILSTACKFIDPTNMQDFPDLELNFEAKGLEIFEPEVSEDRLKQALDDALEWAVKEIDLSERLRSDYGTSPWQQDAKSKTDNKDYALLHIGALALLGDIETLQSYQKSFTAGDHLGFDESIGQTHLERALALAKKVEKTKQLSYALIEQVAKDFDDQQEDISKEQPRSWKEKIVNFIGKKDKK; encoded by the coding sequence ATGAAAACCAAAGATGCAACAGAAATTTTAAAAAGACTTGGCTGGAAGACTTATCGCCATGAAGTTGGAGATACATTGGCTTATTATCATCTCTCCGATCGTATAATACGCATTCTCTATGATGTTGTAGATTATGGAGAGGATGGTGGAAGGTTGCGGCTATCAGTTGCTCTTACCACCGCCGCTTATTGTCTTGCTGAGGAATATGATAATGGCGAACAGTCGCGCTATGAATATGGTGATATGTTGATTTATGCAGAAGAAAATTTCGGAATTGTGGCACAGAATCTTTCAGGAAGTCATATTGAGGAAGCTTTGAATAGGGTGATTGTGTGGGCGAAAGCACAAGATATTGAACAAAAATTGCGTGAAGAAGCCGCCAATCATTCTGCTGTTGCACAAGCATTGCTTGGCGATATTGATGCTTTAAGGTCTGATAAGCCGGCACCTCAATTACATGTACCAGAATTTGCAGATTACAAAGCGATGACGCGGTATGAGCGCCTCATTCTTTTTGCGCAAGCTTATAAAAACGGAGAGTTAGACGATATTCTAACGCGTAAAAAGCCCAAACAGCGCTCGATAAGCTTTACAGCAGCAAGCCGTATTCTTAAAACCCAAGGGTGGTTTTCTACGGAACCTGGAAAAATGTGGCTCTCTTTGCCAGATCGCTTTATTCAGTTTGATTTTGGTTTTTTACATCTCCATAACAATTACAATGTCCGTCTTGAAGCTGAGATCTCTAACGAAGAGATTTCTGTGGCTTGCAAATATATTTACTATAGGAGAGAATATATTTGGATACGACCTACGGATATTTATCAGTCTTTTAATACGATTGGGGGAGGGATTTTTAGCGGTTTTGATAAAGGGATTGATATTTGTGTGGGAACATTAAATGATCACGAGCTTATCAAAATTTCTGAGCGGGTGATACAATGGGCACGCGCCCAAGATTTACAAGCATCGATCGAAAGTAAAACACTTGTTCAAAAATATAGCTACACTCTACGTATAATCTGGCATTTGGCTTGCTTAGCATTGACCGGTAAGATTGATATCCTGAAATCTTATCAAAGTTTTCTAGAAGCAGGTACGATTTCTGAACATTTGGATGACGATGAAGTAGAAAAATATGTTAACCATGCCGTTGAATTTGCTGAAAAACATCTGAAAATTCTTCATGAGAGAGAGGAAGCAGAAGCACATCTTGGTCCACAAGCTTTGATTACTTTCAATAAAGTTACAGAGCAATTAAAAGTGATGGGCTGGACAGTTTATCGTGATAAAAACTACAATCGCAATGCTTATTTTGTAAGTAAAGACCGTATCATCAATATAATGTATAACCTTCAAAGTGATGAAGAAGAGCCGATTGTTGCATTTAAGGCTTCCCTTTCAACACTTAGTTTTTCTACTGCTCATAGAGAGATTTTCTATAATATGCCTCAATATATAGCCCTCAAAGAATCAGAAGAAGTTTATACAGTTTCTAGTACTGAATTGGATGGAGGCAAAGTTAAGGAGATTTGTACAGATATACTTGAGTGGGCTGATCGGCAAAATGTCAATCAGATCATTTATAATTATGTAGCATTTCCCCCAGACAGTGAACTTGATCTTGTAGCGCGTCACCTTATTGCGCTTGTTTTGATTGGGGATGTTGAAAAGCTCAAATCTTATAAGGAGAATTTTAGAAAGGGAAATCCTTTAGGTTTTGTGGAAGAAATCTCAAAATATAGAATTGATAATCTTCTCACTCTTGCACGGGGTTATCGAGCGGGTTTTCCTAAAAACGCTCCGATTTTGTCCCTTGATCCCCAAACAACATCTATTGATTCCAAAACTGTTGCTGTTGAGGCGATAGAGGAGGTAGATGAAGCGGATGACAATGATGATCGTCTCACTATGGAAAGTGCAACAGCACTTTTAAAAAGCTTAGGCTGGTCGACTAAAAAAATCGATGGTGATGATTATATAGCAAGCTATCAATTGGCTGATCGTGAAGTAGACATTCTTTATAACGATGAAATTGCTAAAGATTGCCCGCAATTTGATAGCGCCTTTTTGATTAGCACGGGCATTCTTTCCACCGCTTGTAAATTCATTGATCCTACCAACATGCAAGATTTCCCAGATTTAGAACTTAATTTTGAAGCCAAGGGATTAGAAATCTTTGAACCAGAGGTTAGTGAGGACCGCTTAAAACAAGCGCTTGATGATGCGCTAGAATGGGCAGTCAAAGAGATTGATCTTTCTGAAAGACTTCGCTCTGATTATGGCACTTCTCCTTGGCAACAGGATGCAAAGTCCAAAACAGACAATAAGGATTACGCTTTGCTTCATATTGGTGCTCTTGCTTTGTTGGGCGATATTGAGACTTTACAATCTTATCAGAAAAGCTTTACGGCAGGTGATCATCTAGGTTTTGACGAGAGTATCGGCCAAACCCACCTAGAACGTGCATTAGCTTTAGCCAAAAAAGTAGAAAAAACCAAGCAACTGAGCTACGCTTTGATTGAACAGGTGGCAAAAGATTTTGATGATCAACAAGAGGATATCAGCAAGGAGCAACCCCGCTCGTGGAAAGAGAAAATAGTCAATTTTATCGGAAAAAAAGACAAGAAATAG
- a CDS encoding toprim domain-containing protein yields MLVIASCAFAGIHFYPWHDACKFTRYQNTSHNCNDGDNAGRKAGFILPKRAYSQGFEVFMMQAPHGTDFNNVLLSKKRAI; encoded by the coding sequence TTGCTTGTTATCGCATCTTGTGCGTTTGCGGGCATCCACTTCTACCCATGGCATGATGCGTGTAAATTTACCCGATATCAAAACACGTCTCACAATTGCAATGATGGTGATAATGCGGGGCGTAAAGCAGGTTTCATCCTACCAAAGCGTGCCTATAGCCAAGGCTTTGAAGTTTTTATGATGCAAGCCCCTCACGGAACCGATTTTAATAACGTATTACTTTCTAAAAAGAGGGCGATATGA